The window GCGAGCCGGGCGCCGTGCCTGATATTCGACCGGAACCACTTCATCTGGAAACGCCACCCCCACATCGCCAGTGCCAATCCCCTCGGCGTTCCGCGATGTTATAATGTAACATCGCCCGATCAGTCGGCGGATGTCAACCGCAGCCACGCCGATCCACTCGGGCGATTGCCGGATGTGTCGTTCGCGCAACGGAGTTTCACCGCCCCTCGCGGACCCACGTCGCAGCAAACGCGCCGAGCAGCAGCAGCAGCCCGATCAGGCCGGCGAAGATCGGCAGCACGCCGACGCCCTTCACCACGCTGGCGTCGCGCATCCGCACGCCCATCCAGCCGTCGCCATGGAAGACGCTCGCCGAGCGGACCGGTAGGATGCGCGGCAGCGCGACGCTGGTGCCGTCGACCACGCGCACGGCGTCACCGCCGGTGGCCTGGGTCAGGGGCTTCAACGTCTCGGTGGTGGAGGTGACTTCCGAAAACTCCTTCGGATTGGTCGGGCCGACATTGATCAGCGCCTTCAGCGTGCCGTCGGTGGCTTGCCACAGGCCGAGCTCGCTCGCGGGCAGGCTGGCGCGCCATTCGCCGGGATCGCCGGCTGCAAGCGTCAGGTCGCGCGACACGCCGGACGGCGAGGTCACGCTCACCGGCTGAACGCTGTCCGCCATGGTCTGGCGCACCACCACGAGATTCTTGCCCTGCACCTGCAGGCGCAACGCTTCCTCATCCAGATCAGGCTGCTTCATCAGCCAGTGCGACATCCGCCGCAACAGATCGAGATGCGGACCGCCACCTTCATAGCCGCGCGCCCACAGCCAGATGTGGTCGGAGAGCAGCAGCGCGACGCGGCCCTCGCCGAAGCGCGAGAGAAACAGCAGCGGCTTGCCGTCGACGCCCGTCATGACCGGCGGGTTGACCGCATTGCGGGTATCGACGGTGCGGAAGAACCGGCTCCAGCGCGGCGGCTCGGAGGCGGAGCCCTCGAGGCCACGCGTGACGGGATGGCGTTTGCCGACGTCGGACAGATGCGCGTAGAACGGCTTTTCCGTCACCCCGACCGGTTCGGCCGGCAGCACTGAATCCAGCGGCGTGCGCCAGATGCTGGTGTTGGACGCGTAGTCGGGGCCGGCCGAGACCAGCACTGCGCCGCCGGAACGCACGTAGCGTGCGATGTTGTCGAAATAAGCGATCGGCAGCACGCCCTGGCGGGCATAGCGGTCGAAGATGATCAGCTGGAATTCGTTGATCTTCTGCTGGAACAGCTCCCGGGTCGGAAACGCGATCAGCGACAATTCGTTGATCGGCGTGCCGTCCTGCTTCTCCGGCGGCCGCAGAATGGTGAAGTGGACGAGATCGACGCTGGCATCGGATTTGAGCAGGTTGCGCCAGGTGCGCTCGCCCGAATGCGGCTCGCCCGAGACCAGCAGCACGCGCAGCTTGTCGCGCACACCGTCGATGGCGACGACGGCGCGGTTGTTCACTGGCGTCAATTCCCGCTCGAGCGGCGAGGCCTCGATCTCGACGATGTTCGGCCCGGAATGCTTGATGTCGACGTCGACGCTTGCGGCCTGGCCGCTCGAAAGCGTGCGCTCGTTGATGACCTCGCCGTCTCTGCGGACCGTGACCTTGGCGCGCTCGCC of the Bradyrhizobium sp. WSM1417 genome contains:
- a CDS encoding membrane protein; translated protein: MNYGIAFTPLVPTIVLWLALAAIVVIALVLLLARARGAAVRVAALALFLLALANPSFTREDRDPLTSVAAIVVDKSPSQNFGNRNREAAQAQEALVDSLKKIKGLEVRVVDAGQADGETDGTKLFGALASALSDVPVDRVAGAFLITDGRVHDIPANAAGLGFQAPVHALITGQKDERDRRIAVIAAPRFGIVGQPQTITYRLDDQGVSGERAKVTVRRDGEVINERTLSSGQAASVDVDIKHSGPNIVEIEASPLERELTPVNNRAVVAIDGVRDKLRVLLVSGEPHSGERTWRNLLKSDASVDLVHFTILRPPEKQDGTPINELSLIAFPTRELFQQKINEFQLIIFDRYARQGVLPIAYFDNIARYVRSGGAVLVSAGPDYASNTSIWRTPLDSVLPAEPVGVTEKPFYAHLSDVGKRHPVTRGLEGSASEPPRWSRFFRTVDTRNAVNPPVMTGVDGKPLLFLSRFGEGRVALLLSDHIWLWARGYEGGGPHLDLLRRMSHWLMKQPDLDEEALRLQVQGKNLVVVRQTMADSVQPVSVTSPSGVSRDLTLAAGDPGEWRASLPASELGLWQATDGTLKALINVGPTNPKEFSEVTSTTETLKPLTQATGGDAVRVVDGTSVALPRILPVRSASVFHGDGWMGVRMRDASVVKGVGVLPIFAGLIGLLLLLGAFAATWVREGR